Proteins encoded within one genomic window of Dromaius novaehollandiae isolate bDroNov1 chromosome 7, bDroNov1.hap1, whole genome shotgun sequence:
- the DDX18 gene encoding ATP-dependent RNA helicase DDX18, whose product MSVSVAAGNLPMRLLRKKIHKRNLKLRQRNLKLRAAERAAEAASPGPPEEEEAAAAAPAEEVAAAAGGLAEGVGAKARKRKKRKEPAGAEDDTESKKAKTEEDESAQVEDEDGQDSGEKEVEEEEEEEEEVPSLPLGVTGAFEDTSFASLAALVSENTLKGINDMGFTHMTEIQHKSIKPLLEGRDILAAAKTGSGKTLAFLIPAVELIYKLKFMPRNGTGVIILSPTRELAMQTYGVLKELMNHHVHTYGLIMGGSNRSAEAQKLGNGINIIVATPGRLLDHMQNTPGFMYKNLQCLVIDEADRILEVGFEEEMKQIIKLLPKRRQTMLFSATQTRKVEDLAKISLKKEPLYVGVDDNKETATVDGLEQGYVVCPSEKRFLLLFTFLKKNRKKKLMVFFSSCMSVKYHYELLNYIDLPVMAIHGKQKQTKRTTTFFQFCNAESGILLCTDVAARGLDIPEVDWIVQYDPPDDPKEYIHRVGRTARGINGRGHALLILRPEELGFLRYLKQARVPLSEFEFSWSKISDIQSQLEKLIEKNYFLHKSAQEAYKAYIRAYDSHSLKQIYNVNNLDLPKVSLSFGFKVPPFVDLNVNSNQGRRLQKRGGGGGFGYQKSKNVHKAKIFKHINRKSDNRQFSR is encoded by the exons ATGTCGGTGTCGGTGGCAGCGGGCAACCTGCCCATGCGGCTGCTCCGCAAGAAGATCCACAAGCGCAACCTGAAGCTGCGGCAGCGCAACCTGAAGCTGCGGGCGGCCGAGCGGGCAg CCGAGGCGGCCTCGCCGGGGCccccagaggaggaggaggcggcggcggcggcccccgcggaggaggtggcggcagcggcggggggccTCGCGGAGGGCGTGGGGGCCAAggcgaggaagaggaagaagaggaaggagcCGGCTGGCGCGGAGGACG ATACAGAAAGTAAAAAAGCAAAGACTGAAGAAGATGAGTCTGCACAGGTAGAAGATGAAGATGGGCAGGATTCTGGAGAGAAagaagtggaagaggaggaggaggaagaggaggaagtaCCCAGTTTACCACTAGGTGTAACAG GTGCTTTTGAAGACACTTCGTTTGCTTCCCTTGCTGCTCTTGTCAGCGAGAACACTCTGAAAGGCATAAATGATATGGGCTTCACGCATATGACAGAAATTCAACATAAAAGTATTAAACCTCTTCTGGAAGGCAG GGACATTTTAGCAGCTGCGAAAACAGGCAGTGGCAAAACACTTGCATTTCTTATTCCTGCAGTAGAGCTCATCTACAAGTTAAAATTCATGCCTAGAAATG GAACGGGTGTTATTATTCTTTCACCTACTCGAGAGCTTGCTATGCAAACATACGGAGTTCTTAAAGAACTTATGAATCATCATGTTCACACCTATGGTCTGATAATGGGGGGCAGTAACAGATCAGCAGAAGCACAGAAACTTGGAAATGGCATCAACATCATTGTGGCAACACCAGGAAGACTTCTGGATCATATGCAG AACACGCCAGGTTTCATGTATAAGAACTTGCAGTGTTTGGTAATTGATGAAGCAGATCGTATCTTAGAAGTTGGgtttgaagaagaaatgaaacagaTCATAAAACTTCTaccaa AGCGCAGACAGACGATGCTTTTTTCTGCTACTCAAACCAGAAAGGTTGAAGATCTGGCTAAGATCTCTCTGAAGAAAGAGCCACTCTATGTTGGGGTTGATGATAACAAGGAGACAGCAACAGTAGATGGTCTTGAACAg GGCTATGTAGTATGTCCATCTGAAAAAAGATTCCTTTTGCTCTTCACCTTCCTCAAGAAGAACCGGAAAAAGAAActaatggtatttttttcttcatgtatgTCAGTGAAGTACCATTATGAATTACTCAACTATATTGATTTGCCTGTTATGGCCATTCAT GGCAAGCAGAAACAAACCAAACGTACTACAACGTTTTTCCAGTTCTGTAATGCAGAATCTGGAATACTGTTGTGCACTGATGTAGCTGCTAGAGGACTGGATATTCCTGAAGTGGACTGGATTGTCCAGTATGACCCTCCAGATGATCCAAAA GAATACATTCATCGAGTTGGTAGAACTGCCAGAGGTATAAATGGCAGAGGACATGCTTTGCTCATTTTACGACCAGAAGAACTGGGTTTTCTTCGTTATCTAAAGCAAGCCAGG gtacCATTAAGTGAATTTGAATTTTCCTGGTCAAAAATTTCAGACATCCAGTCTCAG CTGGAGAAACTGATTGAGAAGAACTACTTCCTTCACAAGTCAGCCCAGGAAGCGTACAAAGCTTACATTAGAGCTTATGACTCCCACTCTCTAAAACAGATCTACAATGTCAATAACTTGGATCTGCCCAAAGTCAGCCTTTCATTTGGTTTTAAAGTCCCTCCATTTGTTGACCTCA ATGTGAACAGCAACCAAGGCAGAAGACTACAAAAAAGAGGTGGAGGTGGAGGATTTGGTTACCAGAAATCAAAGAACGTCCACAAAGCTAAAATCTTCAAACACATTAACAGGAAATCAGACAATCGGCAGTTTTCTCGTTAA